In a genomic window of Enterobacter asburiae:
- the asnC gene encoding transcriptional regulator AsnC: MENYQIDNLDRGILEALMANARTAYAELAKQFGVSPGTIHVRVEKMKQAGIITGARIDVSPKQLGYDVCCFIGIILKSAKDYPSALAKLNALDEVTEAYYTTGHYSIFIKVMCRSIDALQQVLINKIQTIDEIQSTETLISLQNPIMRTIRP, translated from the coding sequence ATGGAAAATTATCAGATCGACAATCTGGACCGCGGCATTCTGGAGGCCTTAATGGCCAATGCCCGTACAGCCTACGCCGAACTGGCAAAACAGTTTGGCGTCAGCCCGGGAACCATTCACGTTCGCGTAGAGAAAATGAAGCAGGCAGGGATCATTACCGGCGCGCGCATTGACGTCAGCCCGAAGCAGCTGGGTTACGACGTCTGCTGTTTCATCGGCATTATTCTTAAAAGCGCAAAAGACTACCCCTCCGCGCTGGCGAAGCTTAACGCGCTCGATGAAGTCACCGAGGCGTACTACACCACCGGGCACTACAGCATCTTTATAAAGGTGATGTGCCGATCCATCGATGCTCTCCAGCAGGTACTTATCAACAAGATCCAAACAATCGATGAAATTCAGTCCACCGAGACACTGATCTCCCTGCAAAACCCGATCATGCGTACCATCCGCCCGTGA
- the mioC gene encoding FMN-binding protein MioC, which produces MADITLISGSTLGGAEYVAEHLAEKLEDAGFSTETLHGPLLEDLPNDGVWLLITSTHGAGDVPDNLQPLYDELLEQQPDLSNVRFGAVGIGSREYDTFCGAIEKVEAAVTSCGAKQLGETLKINILDHDIPEDPAEIWLAEWKNLLKND; this is translated from the coding sequence ATGGCGGACATTACCCTTATCAGCGGCAGCACCCTTGGCGGTGCGGAATATGTAGCGGAACACCTGGCTGAGAAGCTGGAAGATGCGGGCTTTTCCACGGAAACCCTGCATGGGCCGCTGCTTGAAGATCTCCCGAATGACGGGGTCTGGCTGCTGATCACCTCCACGCACGGCGCGGGCGATGTGCCGGATAACCTGCAACCTTTATATGACGAACTGCTTGAACAGCAGCCCGACCTGTCAAACGTCCGTTTTGGCGCGGTAGGGATCGGCAGTCGTGAATATGACACCTTCTGCGGGGCAATAGAGAAAGTCGAAGCCGCTGTTACCTCTTGTGGGGCAAAACAGCTGGGTGAAACGCTCAAGATCAACATCCTCGATCATGACATTCCGGAGGATCCGGCCGAGATCTGGCTCGCGGAATGGAAAAATTTACTCAAAAACGATTAA
- the mnmG gene encoding tRNA uridine-5-carboxymethylaminomethyl(34) synthesis enzyme MnmG, giving the protein MFYQDPFDVIIIGGGHAGTEAAMAAARMGQQTLLLTHNIDTLGQMSCNPAIGGIGKGHLVKEVDALGGLMAKAIDRAGIQFRILNASKGPAVRATRAQADRVLYRQAVRTALENQPNLMIFQQAVEDLIVENDRVVGAVTQMGLKFRAKAVVLTVGTFLDGKIHIGLDNYSGGRAGDPPSIPLSRRLRELPLRVSRLKTGTPPRIDARTIDFSVLAQQHGDNPMPVFSFMGNAAQHPQQVPCYITHTNEKTHDVIRNNLDRSPMYAGVIEGIGPRYCPSIEDKVMRFADRNQHQIFLEPEGLTSNEIYPNGISTSLPFDVQMQIVRSMQGMENAKIVRPGYAIEYDFFDPRDLKPTLESKFIHGLFFAGQINGTTGYEEAAAQGLLAGLNAARFSAEKEGWAPARSQAYLGVLVDDLCTLGTKEPYRMFTSRAEYRLMLREDNADLRLTEMGRELGLVDDERWARFNEKLERIEQERQRLKTTWVNPQAETAAEVNAHLTAPLSREASGEDLLRRPEVTYENLVKLTAFAPGLEDAEAAEQVEIQVKYEGYIARQQDEIEKQQRNENTLLPEMLDYRQVTGLSNEVIAKLNDHKPVSIGQASRISGVTPAAISILLVWLKKQGMLRRSA; this is encoded by the coding sequence ATGTTTTATCAGGATCCTTTTGACGTCATCATCATTGGCGGGGGTCACGCAGGCACTGAGGCCGCAATGGCCGCAGCGCGTATGGGTCAGCAGACCCTGCTTTTGACACACAATATCGACACGCTGGGACAGATGTCCTGTAATCCGGCGATTGGCGGCATTGGGAAAGGACACCTGGTAAAAGAAGTGGATGCACTTGGCGGCCTGATGGCGAAAGCGATCGATCGGGCTGGCATCCAGTTTAGGATACTAAACGCAAGTAAAGGCCCCGCTGTTCGTGCCACCCGTGCACAGGCAGACCGCGTGCTTTACCGTCAGGCCGTACGCACCGCACTGGAGAACCAGCCGAACCTGATGATCTTCCAGCAGGCGGTAGAAGATCTTATCGTTGAAAACGATCGCGTTGTGGGCGCCGTGACCCAGATGGGCCTCAAGTTCCGTGCTAAAGCCGTAGTGCTGACAGTCGGGACATTCCTGGACGGCAAAATTCATATCGGTCTGGATAACTACAGCGGTGGCCGTGCCGGCGATCCGCCGTCTATTCCACTGTCTCGTCGTCTGCGTGAGCTGCCGCTGCGCGTTAGCCGCCTGAAAACCGGTACGCCGCCGCGTATTGATGCGCGGACCATTGATTTCAGCGTGCTGGCGCAACAGCACGGTGATAACCCTATGCCGGTCTTCTCGTTCATGGGCAACGCGGCGCAGCATCCGCAGCAGGTACCGTGCTACATCACGCATACCAACGAGAAAACCCACGACGTGATCCGCAATAACCTCGATCGCAGCCCCATGTACGCTGGCGTGATCGAAGGGATAGGCCCACGCTACTGCCCGTCGATCGAAGACAAAGTGATGCGCTTTGCCGATCGTAACCAGCACCAGATCTTCCTGGAGCCGGAAGGGCTGACCTCAAACGAAATTTACCCGAACGGCATCTCCACCAGCCTGCCGTTCGACGTGCAGATGCAGATTGTTCGCTCAATGCAGGGGATGGAGAATGCGAAAATCGTTCGCCCTGGCTACGCTATTGAGTACGATTTCTTCGACCCGCGTGACCTGAAGCCGACGCTGGAGAGCAAATTCATCCACGGTCTGTTCTTCGCGGGCCAGATTAACGGCACCACCGGCTACGAAGAAGCCGCAGCGCAGGGTTTGCTGGCCGGTCTGAATGCCGCTCGCTTCTCTGCCGAGAAAGAGGGATGGGCGCCGGCGCGTTCTCAGGCCTATCTGGGCGTGCTGGTTGACGATCTGTGCACCCTGGGCACCAAAGAACCGTACCGTATGTTTACCTCTCGCGCGGAATATCGTCTGATGCTGCGCGAGGACAACGCCGACCTGCGTCTGACCGAGATGGGCCGCGAGCTGGGTCTGGTGGATGACGAACGCTGGGCGCGCTTCAACGAGAAGCTGGAGCGTATTGAACAGGAACGCCAGCGCCTGAAAACCACGTGGGTAAATCCGCAGGCGGAAACTGCTGCCGAAGTGAACGCTCACTTAACTGCGCCACTCTCGCGGGAAGCCAGCGGCGAAGATCTGCTGCGTCGTCCGGAAGTGACCTATGAGAATCTGGTGAAACTTACCGCGTTCGCCCCGGGTCTTGAAGACGCGGAAGCCGCTGAACAGGTCGAAATACAGGTGAAGTACGAAGGTTACATCGCGCGTCAGCAGGATGAGATCGAAAAACAGCAGCGCAACGAAAACACGCTGCTTCCGGAAATGCTGGACTACCGTCAGGTGACAGGCCTGTCTAACGAAGTGATCGCTAAGCTGAACGATCACAAACCGGTGTCTATTGGCCAGGCTTCACGGATCTCCGGCGTCACGCCTGCCGCGATTTCGATTCTGCTGGTGTGGCTGAAAAAGCAGGGTATGTTGCGCCGCAGCGCATAA
- the rsmG gene encoding 16S rRNA (guanine(527)-N(7))-methyltransferase RsmG, whose product MLNKLSRLLDQAGISLTDHQKNQLVAYVDMLNKWNKAYNLTSVRDPNEMLVRHILDSIVVAPYLKGERFIDVGTGPGLPGVPLSIVRPESHFTLLDSLGKRVRFLRQVQHELKLDNITPVQSRVEEFPAEPPFDGVISRAFASLNDMVSWCKHLPAVDGRFYALKGQLPGDEIEQLPDGFSVETIEKLNVPQLDGERHLVIIKPNNF is encoded by the coding sequence GTGCTCAATAAACTCTCTCGTCTGCTGGATCAGGCAGGTATTTCGCTCACCGATCACCAGAAAAACCAGCTGGTGGCGTATGTCGATATGCTGAACAAATGGAATAAAGCGTACAACCTGACGTCTGTTCGCGACCCCAACGAGATGCTGGTACGCCATATTCTCGACAGCATCGTGGTCGCGCCGTATCTGAAAGGTGAGCGTTTTATCGACGTGGGGACGGGGCCTGGTTTACCGGGCGTTCCGCTGTCGATTGTCCGACCTGAGAGCCATTTCACGCTGCTGGACAGCCTGGGCAAGCGCGTGCGTTTTTTACGTCAGGTCCAGCATGAACTTAAGCTGGATAACATCACGCCCGTACAGAGCAGGGTAGAGGAGTTTCCGGCGGAGCCACCGTTTGACGGCGTTATCAGCCGCGCGTTTGCTTCGCTCAATGACATGGTGAGCTGGTGTAAGCATCTGCCGGCAGTCGATGGCCGTTTTTATGCGCTTAAAGGACAGCTGCCCGGTGATGAAATTGAACAGCTTCCGGACGGTTTTAGCGTTGAAACCATCGAGAAATTAAACGTTCCTCAGCTCGATGGTGAACGTCATCTGGTGATAATTAAGCCAAACAATTTTTAA
- the atpI gene encoding F0F1 ATP synthase subunit I gives MSVSLLSRNVARKLLFIQFLAVIASGLLFSLKDPFWGISAVCGGLAVVLPNVLFMIFAWRHQAHTPAKGRVAWSFALGEVCKVLLTFALLVMALAVLKVVFMPLIATWVLVLVVQVLAPAVINNKG, from the coding sequence ATGTCTGTGTCGCTCTTGAGTAGAAACGTTGCTCGTAAGCTTCTGTTCATTCAGTTTCTGGCTGTGATAGCAAGTGGACTGCTGTTTAGCCTCAAAGACCCCTTCTGGGGCATCTCCGCCGTGTGCGGGGGTTTGGCGGTCGTGCTGCCAAACGTGTTGTTTATGATTTTTGCCTGGCGTCATCAGGCGCATACACCCGCCAAAGGCCGCGTAGCCTGGTCCTTCGCCCTCGGCGAAGTGTGTAAGGTGTTGCTGACCTTTGCTCTACTGGTGATGGCGCTGGCGGTTTTGAAAGTGGTATTCATGCCGCTGATAGCAACGTGGGTTTTGGTGCTGGTGGTACAAGTTCTGGCTCCAGCTGTAATCAATAACAAAGGGTAA
- the atpB gene encoding F0F1 ATP synthase subunit A → MASENMTPQDYIGHHLNNLQLDLRTFSLVDPHNPPATFWTINIDSMFFSVVLGLLFLAMFRSVAKKATSGVPGKFQTFVEMIIGFVHGSVKDMYHGKSKLIAPLALTVFVWVFLMNLMDLLPIDLLPFIGEHIFGLPALRVVPSADVNITLSMALGVFILILFYSIKMKGVSGFVKELTLQPFNHWAFIPVNLILEGVSLLSKPVSLGLRLFGNMYAGELIFILIAGLLPWWSQWILNVPWAIFHILIITLQAFIFMVLTIVYLSMASEEH, encoded by the coding sequence ATGGCTTCAGAAAATATGACGCCGCAGGATTACATAGGTCACCATCTGAATAACCTTCAGCTGGACCTGCGTACATTCTCGCTGGTGGATCCACATAACCCCCCGGCCACCTTCTGGACGATCAACATCGACTCCATGTTCTTCTCGGTGGTTTTGGGTCTTCTGTTCCTGGCCATGTTCCGCAGCGTTGCTAAAAAAGCGACCAGCGGTGTTCCAGGGAAATTCCAGACGTTCGTTGAGATGATCATCGGCTTCGTCCATGGCAGCGTGAAAGATATGTACCATGGTAAGAGCAAGCTGATTGCTCCGCTGGCCCTGACCGTGTTCGTTTGGGTCTTCCTGATGAACCTGATGGACCTGCTGCCAATTGACCTGCTGCCGTTCATCGGCGAGCACATCTTCGGCCTGCCTGCGCTGCGTGTGGTACCGTCCGCGGACGTGAACATCACCCTGTCGATGGCGCTGGGCGTGTTTATCCTGATTCTTTTCTACAGCATCAAAATGAAAGGCGTAAGCGGCTTTGTGAAAGAGCTTACCTTGCAGCCGTTCAACCACTGGGCGTTTATTCCGGTCAACCTGATCCTGGAAGGCGTTAGCCTGCTGTCCAAACCTGTTTCACTGGGTCTGCGACTGTTCGGCAACATGTATGCGGGTGAGCTGATTTTCATTCTGATCGCGGGTCTTCTGCCGTGGTGGTCACAGTGGATTCTTAATGTGCCGTGGGCCATTTTCCACATCCTGATCATTACGCTGCAAGCCTTTATCTTCATGGTTCTGACGATCGTCTATCTGTCGATGGCGTCTGAAGAGCACTGA
- the atpE gene encoding F0F1 ATP synthase subunit C produces the protein MENLNMDLLYMAAAVMMGLAAIGAAIGIGILGGKFLEGAARQPDLIPLLRTQFFIVMGLVDAIPMIAVGLGLYVMFAVA, from the coding sequence ATGGAAAACCTGAATATGGATCTGCTGTACATGGCTGCCGCTGTGATGATGGGTCTGGCGGCTATCGGTGCTGCGATCGGTATCGGCATCCTCGGAGGTAAATTCCTGGAAGGCGCAGCGCGTCAACCTGATCTGATTCCTCTGCTGCGTACTCAGTTCTTTATCGTTATGGGTCTGGTGGATGCAATCCCAATGATCGCTGTAGGTCTGGGTCTGTACGTGATGTTTGCTGTCGCGTAG